The Acropora palmata chromosome 3, jaAcrPala1.3, whole genome shotgun sequence nucleotide sequence TGGACAGAAAACCAGTTCTCTTTTAATTCGCAATATTTCAGCCAATACAACCCATTTTACAACCATCCTTTCAACAACTCCTCATTCAAACGCAAGGAAATTTAAAGACGCGAAGCAAATCGTTCTCGTTGTAAAAGTTATTGCACACAGTTCGTCAAGAACATTTAAAGCGTATGTGACACGAACTTCTTTTCATTAGCTTACTTGAAAgacctttcaaaatgatgaagggcgtttattttatttcttacatTTCCAGTaccattttgatttatgcaaattagataatttgtgacgtcatattgtggacaaaaaaattttgtaaaatcacaaaaaatggaatattcTGTagagaactgaaactttgtacagttgtaacattcatcacaaagtttcatgacaaatccactgtgacatttccatggcaaaacAAACTCTCTCCCTTCAAAAGGTAAAATCAGAGAGAAGTGTTACTTGCTCCCGTTtttcattcagtgggtgtgagcgatAGTGGACATCACACAACagaagcacaagaaagtccatTAGACTCTTTCGCAGCAAATAaggtatttttcatttttgtaagAAAGAGGTCTGGTGACGAGTATGTTGTTATTTTGACATCATAGCGACTATTACAATGCTTAGTTCTTCCAGTACATTAACCCTTCAAAATTGCAACCCTGTCGATTtggtatttgcacagatattccatattttgttatttaaatcCATtctgtgtccacaatgtgacgtcacaagtcatctagtTTGCTgcattaaagtgcctatgaaatgaaaaattgaggcatTGAAAAATAGGtgaatttgaaaggcctttaaaagtgaaggagaatggtgttttttttgtcatatctcatctcgttccagagatattcaagatttttttattatgcaaattaggtactgatgacgtcacaaggtgtgacaatatggaagtcaaaacacaaaatagagaattcTAACAATAGAagaaacgccattcttcatcagtTTCAAAGCTCTTCCTAATAATTTAATGAAGAATGTCGTGTTACATACACTTTAAGTTTGCACGTAATTTATTTGTCTCGCACGATCTTTGTGTAAGAGGAAATCCTCCCGACTACACAAGCCTATTACGACGTCAGAGGCCTCTATACCCCGACTCTGTACTGGCCGCACACCACTGGAAGTCACATTTCAGCTTTCCTCAagacctctttttttttcccgacaTCTAATTGTGCCTTAAAGGAGCcagagaaaatgagaaaaaaggtTGTCATATAAACTAAAACGAAGTAGGACGGCGAAAAGAGTGAAAAGAATAGTATCGTACGCTTTGCACACGTGCTTTTCATTTGCGTGCATTTCGCAACCAACTAGTCAAATCCACAACGTGAGATCAACCAGTTCTGAAGTTGTTTGGATGACATGAGCACTCAGCTTACAcgataaaattaaaaaggtaGTACTGTAGCCTGCGTAGCCGGCGCGAGGAGAGGGGATTGGGGAGAGAATGAGAGGGAGCTCCTTCCCCCTCTCTCCCCAGCCCCCTCTCCCCGCGCCGGCTACGCAGGCTAAAAGTTAGGAAACGAGTAAACACGAGGCGAGAGCAGAGTGCAGCTCTAGTTTCCGCCGGGGTTATAAACAACTTGCCATGTGCATCCATAAATTGACGGATGCACGCTAACTATGGACCAATTAATTGTTTTGTAGCATTGACATTATTGTATCAATTTGAGTTTCTTCAAACCCATTGAAGCTTACAGGcttgcatttcaatggcttcattaCGTCTTCGGCGTTTGTCCTAAgattattagggagtttaagatctacgacgcgagagtagcaaaaaattgcaagttaaagtctttcaatctttttcgtcaacatgtcagtttgtttaatttttgaaggCTAGCAAGACTACCCAGCAACTGAATTTAAAGGTGCCGTGTCAAAgccagaaaagaaaattcaaattcgcgCCTGTGAGTTTCTGTtgtctgtaaaacttgagatatggtcatttcacgtcgcaggtTTGCCGAGAACAGGAAAGAAGTGAGAAAAAAGCTCGTGAATGGAGtggaaagcttttttttttgttcatggaatatgcaaatttgtgacgctGTCGCTGTCATCGCGTCATAGATCTTGAACTCGCTATTGAGCGCTTTGATGACGCAAGCAAACtgcttggctgaaattgcGGCCCTTTGCTGTTATGAACAAACATGTCACTCCTTGATTCAATTCCGTTTCAATCTTGGAGCGAAGCATTGAATCTAAGTCATATAACACGCAAGAGATATTCAACGTCACTTTAAAGCCAATCGTAAAGGAACAATCAAACACATTGTATTCCTTGTTGTCTTCAGAAGTACTGATGCTATTGTCTTCGTCATTGTCTTGTCTCAGCTTTGGCCATCCACTGCTACAAATGCCAACCAAGCGGGGACGAGATGGCGAGCTACATGCAGAGTAGAATGGCGGGAAATACAAGCGAGCCTCCTTGCTCCAATGTCACTGAAGTTGTCGACTGCAGTCAGGATCCGATCATCGGTATGGTGGCGGATGCGTGCTTATCAGTCAGCATTACTTTCAACTACTCAATGATCGGCGAGGTTACTCAAAACGGGCGAGACTGCGGTGTGAAGTCGAACTGCAGCAGCGTGCTCAAGAATTTTAATTGTGCCGAAATGATGTCTCAGTCTAATCCTTTTATGGAGGTGACACAGTGTGACGTCAGTTGCTGTCAAGAAGACCGGTGCAATGGTCCTACATCATCATCCTCATCTGAAGGCTCCTCAGCAAATCCTGGTTCTTCAACGACTCCTGCAGCGGCAACCCTGCAGTGCACCAAAGCTCCTTTTAACGCTGCCACCTTCTGCATTGTGTGCTTGGTCTACTCGGCCATAATTAACCTGTTTTAATAGCTGACAAGCTCTTCTAAAGCACCGCCTTTACCATTTGCTGCTGAACTGTCACATGTTGATCAATAGAAAAGTTGTAAACACTTAGTTTAGTTGGATAGCTTGTGCGTTGGACCCTCACAACACAAATCGTTGTTCGTCGAGCAAGGGTCCTTGCACGAACGCACCCCAAAAATGCCCCAACGTTTCATAGattgtatttgtattttagcCATTACTCACAATCAGTTACTCGATGCAACGCTGCGTCTGTGTTAAAACACGGTGATTTAGGAtatcctgttttttttctttttctgatgtAAGTAACATAAAAAACACCAGTAAATGTGAAAAATGCTAGGAGCACAATAAAAGTGTTTTTGAACGAATAGAATATAGCCTCAATTCTTAGTAACACAAGTTAAGAAGAGCAGCCTTTGACTTACATAGCCAGTTTCAGTCTCTCAGTTGTTAGACAAGGGACGAAAGAGAAAGGATTCGCGCCAGTCCTCGCTCGATTTTTCCCTCGCGCCCACCACAATTTCGCAGGTCCAGGCTAACTGATGGTAACCCAGCCTGTGAAAAATGAGAACTATACAGTTGCACAATCCCATAAGAAGGTGTCTCTGTCTCCTTTAATTCCTTGAGCCAATCATTTTCCCAGttattttagaatttttttccactgTCATAGCTTCGAGGATCAGCAGATAACGTATGGCAGCCATTACCATAATTCTCTGATTGGGCATTCAACTATAAGAGGTTCTTCAAGgttgaaactaaaaaaatagataaattCGGGAAAAGACTGACTCCAAGCAACAGTATAGGGCTCCTAACATGCCATAGAGAATTGCTGGCTTTCATTAACTTCGCAGCGCCTGCGCATGTCTCTTCGAACAAGAGGAATACTATAGGAATACTATGGAGTCACAGATGAAACTGTTTTCAGACCCTCGTGGGGCCTGATTGGCTAGATCCGttgaaaaagccaaaaagagaaaaacaataaaagcggAAAGAAAAAACGCCAGTATGCAATATGTGCTCTCCCATAGCATTCTTTACGCAGCACATGGCCTCCTTTTGGCGTGTCACGCAACGAACGCTCCTCCAAAATCAAGTTCAACTATTCGTCGCCAAGACTTAAAAATTCATATTAGCGATCGAAATTGTGCTTTACGAAGCGTTAACTTTCAAACTTCAGCCAACCGACAGTTGAGTTGAACATTTCTTTATTACTTATACGGAAAAACTGTTATTGCCCCAAGTAGTTGTCATGTTGTGGTCATCACACCGGACGAGTGATAAGGGGgacgtgggttcaaatcccgctAGGGGCAATTACAGTTTTTTCTCAGAAATTGTCCAGTGTTGAGTTTCCCATAACTTAgtatatatctgactggatttacaaaaagctgcctcccaatgctgggacaattattataactgcagaacaaagggcttgctcttcttggcagctatgattggAGCTAAGATCAAACTCTACCCTAGCCTCCACAATGCCaattgtagacttcactcatgtctaaccgctgactaaaTAATTACTGATCGTCATCCAAACCCTTTCTGTCTGCATTGTATCACCGAAtacggagagaaaaataatataaactAACTGTGTGAGAAAAACGGGTGTGGTTATTTTGGGTGGCAAGGAAATTATCAGGGTTAATCTTACACGTGCTAAATCGACACGCAGCATTATTGAAACATGCAGCATTATTAAACCTAAAACAAGCTGCATtagataaaaataatactgcgtgttttaattttaataatgcAGCGATCTTTACATGCATATATCCACTTCCCCCGTATTTTTTTACGACTAGAAACAACCACAAACACCACAATAAGTATTTTTAATACAAAGAAGATTCGTAACTTACAGTTTCCGTCGCTTATAAAAGATTTCAATTTTCGTCTCAGCAGtggtaataacaatatttttgcagctttccccctttgtttcaactttcttCCATACTTTCTACGTTAAGTGCATTAAACCCGATATCACAAACAGACACCTCCTTTTTGTCTGAAACCTCATGCTGTTCAATTTGATCCTCTGCATCTTCGCGATCACACCTTTTCTTTGTATTCCTCCTTTCATGATCGCTGCCTAAGCTAGACTCCGATTGATTCAAAATAGCACTCATTTTACGCCTAATGGCCGACGATGTGCGTTTAtggaccactttcataaatggcggcctattttgttattcttttgtatttatgttaattagacctacatGCCTCACTCTGGTTTaagtattcttttgaattttgtccatggcagcgaggttagaaaggcttattaacattaaaacaaaagaatattaaatttgatcgccattaggAAAGAGGTCTATACGCTCTTCACTCTCTACTGACCGATGACCAGTAGTTCTTGAATTacttgttcttgttgttgttattaccGTAAAGGTTTGTGGCACAATTTCGCCGTAATGAATGATTAGTGAAATGACCATCAAACCCCGCCTTACCCATGACCTTTTTAACAACATTTTCCTTTGGTTTCGGGAAAAGTcgcaaataaaatgaattatCTGATGTCTCCGAAGGTACATGGCTAATGCATTTCTTGGAAAGCTTCACAGGACAGCGCTCTCAGCGCTCTGGTTTCTCAACGTTTTCATATACTCTAACAACCTTATTCTTAATTCGTAAGTGAGCCAGGCCTCCATTATTACTTTTACTTACATCTTCCACATATTGCAAATACTCTGCACCTGACTCACCGGTATGTAATGATCATAGCTGAGAATTCTTCATTCTTAGGTTGCTGTGTTGGGATCATGTTTAGTGAGTCGGTCGATAcgtcgaccgacatatcggtcgagggGTTCGTAAACTACATATGATCCCTGTGTTCTTGCCCTACTCGCAATGCAAAGCaatttccaaaaacaaaaagtataGCATTTCTAAGTAATTCGGGCGTGTCACTTCCCAAAAACCCGTTTTGCCACAAATATTCCATTTGATCTGGAGTTATGGCATCCGCTTGACTAGTAATACCACCAATTCCTTCCCCCGCCCTCTCTTTTAAGACAAAATTTGAGGACGAATTCAAATTACGAAATTTACAACCCTTCTTATCAATATATAAGAAATAGGGGTCCCTATTGGAAACGAAGATAACATTGTAAACTACATGTCATTTCATAAATGGTCTTGCCAGGGTATTCTTGTCCATCTTCCTTCCTCACTTCAGCCACAAACCAAGGCAAGAAAAAATCCAGATCCTCGTCAGACATCTCGTCGATGCGTTGGTTTAGCACAGGCTCGCCACTGTTCTCAACCTTTAACACAGCTTCATTTCTCGTCTCTCGCCATTCTTCAAAGATATTTAGGACCCAATTCCACTTCCTTCGACTAGCATCAGAAACCCAGCTGTCTTCAAACCTCCGACATGGCGCACGAAATCTTCCACTCCCTAGTAACAACCAACTCCTGGTTACACAAACAATTAGGACTGAAAATATTTCGACAAATACATGACTATCTCCCTCACTAGAAAAAGAACATTTGCGTCCATATTCGCTTCTAATACTTTAATGAATAACTTTAAATAATATATACTTTCACTAATAACAACATTATCCTCTGAGCATTTTCCATCCCCTTCACTCGTCGACACACCCATTCTTGAACAACAATTACAGCATCGGGTTACACACAACTACACAAAACCAAAGGAATTGCAACGACCGACAGTAAGTACTTACCGTCATATTCATCCGACTTAACAGTAAATATTGACTGCGTAAGAAACAATTCGTCCCCAGAATTGCTTTCCCAGCAGCTTTCCGTCATCGTTCCAGACGACAATAAgttgattttcaaaaacaactgTGTTTGTCGAGCAATATGCAAATTGACATCTACCGTGACAAACAAATAGTCAATAATTATCTCGTTTCTGGTTGCATTTTTCACACGTACATGTCATGTTGTTCTGATTAGCTTTTGTAACCGTTACCTTGAATAAAAACATCATTGAACGTCACGAATTGTTTGATTCATTGTTttccacaataataataaagggtGGCCTCAGCTGCCTGCATTATATCCAATAATGCTGCTCGCCTCAGTAATTATCTATTAATTAAATCTTACAAAGCCGTGTCACATAAtaactgactatgattgacaaagacAACATTAGCCAACTCACTAAAAGCTAACTCAGCCTACCCTCTTACAAGAGCAAGCTAACTACTAGATCATAGCTCAGAGATAGCTCAGAGAAAATCTAGGGTTCTGGCAACAGGAGGCAATGTTTGGCAGCGACGGCCAATTTGGGCTGGACTCGTACCAACTCCTTCCGTTGGAGCGTTTCGCCAGCAGAGCAGGGCTAGAAACTCTAACTGAACAGACCCACGACATTTGGTGAAGAAGCGTTTGACCGTTTATTATGGCGTTCTCGGCTTTCCCGTTGAACTGTGCATGGTAGCATTCCTTCGACCAGCTCGTGCATCTTTCGCTGGAACAATTCAGGAGCGGAGTTGACACCGAAGGATAGGCGTCCCCAACGAACGTAGTGTTGAACGTTGTCAAGTAAGTCGAACTCTTGTCCAGAGCCACGTGTCAAAAGCCACGTctaattttgtgaaaactttgGCTCCATGTAACCTTTTACCGATGCTCCCGATGGTCGGTTAAGTGTAGTGCTCACGTTGAATAGCACGATTCAGTCTCTTGGGTCGAGACAGATGCGCcgtttgccatttttcttggaTACTGTTATCAGGGAGCTGATCCAAGCTGGGGGCACGTCAAGGGTGTGACAATCTCCTATTTCTCCAGTTCCTTAACCCTGAGTGCCACAGGTAGGCGACAAGGGGCAAACTGTACAAGGTCTGCGCTGCTATCGAttctttaacaattattccttgagcccgaatgggctatgagtcaatagcccatgaggccgaagggcgaatgggctattgactcagaggctatgagggcgagaggaataattgttttagtaaaatccaactagttggtcaaaaaaatatcgagactaaacatctttcgcaagttaaagctagacatcaatccttttttaccgccaaaacattacaaatatgacgGGCggttttcgctactagtgagctataacatatagcctactagtatctcaaccaatcagaacgcagcattgatgatagatcactagttggattttactaaaatgtGATATTCACCGGAAAGTTTTCTAATTCCTTCACTGATGACTTCTGGATATTTCTTTATTGACAAACGCGTTGTTTGGTTCGTGCTCGTGCTTTCCAGAGCATACACTAGAGAACTTCTTGTTTGCGGCTTATTAAGCGCATCATTGTCAAAGTACGCAATTATCGTCATGCCCACATTTGCCTTTCTTCCGAGTAAGGGTCGGATGACATTGTTGTCAACAAGTTTGCAATCTAGTTGGCATTTAAAATCGTCACGCCACACACAGATACAAAATTGACCCGTAACTGTCAGCTTACAGCCTCCAGAGGCTTTCAGATGAGTGTTCAAAGGCGTCACGCGTCTAAGTTCATAATCATTTGAGGCTTTCTTGCACAATTCCACTGGCATAACGTTACACTGTGCTCCAGTGTCGTGTTGAAAATGCAGGACAATTTCCAGACTCCAGTTTAAGCGTTACTAGCTGAGAGTCCCCGAGGTCAACCGCAGCGATATGATCGGCAAAAAACACTTCCGGCTCACTATCGGGGTTGTCAACAACTCGGACAAATTGCATGTGTCGCTATCTTTCATTTAGCCACAACATTTGTCAAGCGTAGGTGCAATGAGACACAGCAAAATATTTGTTGACCACAAGTGTCAATCACACGGGAATAAACACACTCGCTTGCGCGCTATTGGTAGGAAATTAAAGGTTACAAGAGATCTCAGGAGTCATGGGCTTATGGTGATCTTTAACCGCTTCGATCGAATTAATGCTTGTAttctagttttttttcttccttggaTTCATTCAACTCCAGCAGAGGCAGTTGCTACTTCCACTATGCCAGTGGAGGCTTCTCCGTAGAAGGTCGTTATGCACCATACCGAGGTGGGAATCTTCCATGTTCACCGTTTGATTGCCGCGCaaatatgaaacaattttGGCAGGCTTCGGACTGAAATACTCCGACTAAAAGCAGTGATCAAATTTTCTTGATTGACATTTTCCTTCGAATCATGGcctataaattaaaaaatctgTCAGATTTCACGCCTGGCAAAAATTTGTCCAACTCTAGTCTTTTAGGGCCAAGTCGCACTAGAGGGCAATTTCAGATTTGTCCAGGACAAATCCGGCTTGAATTCGGCCAGtaacaaaaaatttgtccGGAAAGGTACAGTCGCACTTGAGAATAAAATCTGTGAACAAAATACCACGCCATGCTGTGAGCGCCTGGCGATTTCCCGCGATTTCCCGCGAAGCCGCCTTTAATCACAATTTTCATCCACAAGACAGCGACACGAGGCAGGACGACGGCGTCTCTGAAGTTTGAATTTAGTATATCTAAAAACCACCGGGCGCACTCGTCTCAGGGAACTGGTGACTGATTTTTTcgcaaaataaacaaaaatttgtccAGTGCGTCCGGGCCCATATATTATTCTCTTTTGTTCATCAACGGTCACACAGACTTTTACCTTCTTGTTTTAATGAATATATTCATACTTCAAATTTACCTCTTCTGTTCATTCCTACACTGCACACAAATCGTGTGACGGAAACCGGCTTTATGTAGCTTCCGTTAAAACTACCCAATATGATCTCGGCTCCTTAAAATTTCTAGAATTCTTTGCCTACTAAGTCAAATTCTCTTTCACTATTTCGTAGCTCCCTTGAGAACCTTATGATTAATTACTAGCGTAGCCAGGGCTATGAAAGTGCTGCGGAAATTGGGATGATGTTGTCTGCAAATTGAAGTGGGGATTGTGAGGGTCGATTAGCGTCGAACTGTTTTGATGCATATGCTTGGGTGAACTCCGGGTTTATCGCGAGCTCACACACGGAAAGGACACTCCACTACTGTATAATCAACTGAATCTACTTTATTGCTTGAATCAAGATTCTTATATACACAATGGTAGCTAACTTATACGTGTTACAAAATACAGAGCGTAATAAAAGTTTCCTTCGGCATAAACAACTTAATTACGACATAACCGCAAGTGAACACTTACGTAAATCCTGCCGAAATAGGAACTAATCAGAGCAGAATCCCGTGCTTATCTAGTTGCTGGAAGGAACTAGTATTCCTACGCGTTCCTACAAGCTTTAAGACCGAAAGCAAGAACTCGATTTCTACATTCCATACGACACGAAGTACGGATATTTGCACGGATACTTTTTAAAGTATCCGTGTGTAAAATGAGGTTGACAGGCCTACACGACTCCTACGGTTCGTGATATTTGTAGAATTGCCGTTTTCTTTTAGGTCTCTCGGCTCGACCTTTTTCTCGCTTCATTCTTGTTTATGAAGAGCACTTCGTATTTGTAATATTTAGGCCTCAAACCAAGGATTTATTCCGCACAGAACTCAAGATACACAAGATGGCGGGTGTTACAAAGCACATGCCCCCCAACATGCAACAGGGTCTTTCTAGAACAACGGAAGTCTGATAAACAACTAATCCTGCAGTACTGTGTTAGGAGAAATTAGAGCCGTTAGATCGTGGTATGGCAGATTTTAAGAGGTCATATCCACATATCCATTGAGATCCACATGGAGGATCGAAACCATGGTCTTGCCTGAACCAAGCCGAAAAATGGCATATACAACACGCAACACAGTCAAAAGACTTGCGCGTAAAGTAAATCCTGTGGTACTAGAACtatcaaaggagaaagaagcCTATACATCGAGCTCCAGAAACAAAAGCTCGATCAGATAATGCAAGAAAAAGATGAGAATTTCTCTGTACAAGCGTATAGCTTTCTTGAAGTAAAGCTACGGCGTCTCCAAAGATAAACGTAGGAGGGCAAATATGATACCCGTGATAAGACACAAGAAGAATCTATCTACTGTACTTGCAAACAATTCTAATCACAGCCGCGCCGGGCCCGGCGTCACAATTTAGAATGCAAGTTAGCAACACATTCACAGTAAACGGCATAATTTGTCCCTAAAACACAACTACTTGGAGACTTAAAACATATCTTGCAATAGAAATGAGCCAAAACAATACATTAACACACGGCAAATGATAGAGGTGTCAAACTCAACAAAGCGACATGCAGATAACAGCGGAAATCACGCAGATCTATGACCTCTTAAAATCTGCCATAGCACGATCTAACGGCTCTAATTTCTCCTAACACAATACGAAGTGCTCTTCATAAACAAGAATGAAGCGAGAAAAAGGTCGAGAGACCTAAAAGAAAACGGCAATTCTACAAATGTCACAAACCGTAGGAGTCGTGTAGGCCTGTCAACCCCATTTTACACAACAAAAAGGGTTTACAAAACAAAGATCATATTTCCGGCTGTTATTTATCCCAGTATTGTTTGTCACGCCTGAAGAATTTTTGCTTGTGGCGACGGGTAGCGAGGACTGGGCGCTGCTTCGCTAAACATTAACTTCTCGCAGTGCATTCTGGTCCGCTGAAAGCGAGGCTCTTCTTCAGCGCAGAGCATTATGGTCCGCTGAAAGTGAGGCTAAATATCACAGCGAAATCTCAAATTTTCCTACCTTCCTTTTATATTTAGATTATGAACTGCTGCTACGCTCGCTACGCTCGCTTCGcagcaattatttttcttaattactGGTATGTAGCATAACCCATGAAAAAGTACCTTTTATCCTATAGACAGAATTTGTTATTGACGTTGGGTTGtaattgaattttattgcgATCAGCCACTCGACTTAACCTCCGCTCTTTGGATGACTCCAACTCACTAACTCCCTATGTCGATATTTTACTACATTTtcctaataataattgtatttgTCTCCTTGTTAATATCTTGTCTCTATGCCCTGTAATAGGGAGTTGAGTTAGATAAAATCATCTGTCTATCGATCTATCAGATGCTCGGCAGATCTCACCCGTTTTGTCTTAGTGACAGATTCGTCTCGCACAACAATCCATCTCTGACTTCGTTGTCACAAATGCCGAATACCAATCGATCGCGAAGTACCTCTTTTGGGGTAACCTCTTCAAAATGACCTTTTCAAGAGTTTCCTTTAGGGTCTGGCACTCTGCGATTAAACTTGAACCTCTCGAAAGAGACATTCTTGCGTGGTTCGCAGTATTTTCCTAATTCTTTAGCACAGGTTTAATTTTTAGTCATCGCCATCTGTTTCCCAGTCGTTGAAGGTTGCGTAAACCTCTGGTGCTTCTTCGCCGACTGTGAGAAGGGTGGCGACCTATACTCCGTCTACCAAGTTGTGAGCTCTGTGGCGAGAGCGTACTGAATTCTCCCATGCTAGAAGGAACTTCTTCCATTTCTCTGCCCCGTTTGGGCAATGAATCTTGCGAGCAGCTGTCAAGTGATATATAATCTCTAGTCACATGTGCAAAATTTTAAGTACTATTGACACATATCACAATTCGTGCCATCGTCCATTGTGCCTACGTGCAATGTGTAAATGGAGCCAGCGCCCATTCTGGAAACTTCTCACTCTTCAACTTTGGTCAAGATGAACTACATTGCGTTTATAGCCTTGTCTTTAATGTCAGTCCAGGGAGGTAAGATTTTTCAAGTATTCTATGAGCTTCACGTGAACCCGATTCAATTTTCCCGATAACCACGTTCTATTTAGATTGCATGCGATATGAGTAATAAACCGTAATAGCTCGGCTCAGTATGCTTTCGGACTCCTTACACAGAAAAGATTGAAACTAACGAACGTCACAGTTATCGAGGTTCAAAAGTTTCATTGTGAGTTGCAATAAAGCTGAGGGATACCATGTTGTAATGTGCGAGCTTGTAGGCACGTACTTTCTTTTAACAGTTTGCGGGTTGAATTATTAGTTCGATTCTTGTATAAAAAGACGACTGGCATCAGGGGTgttacgaaaacgaagacctacgaaaacgaagacctaaGATCCGGTCTTCGTTAGCGTACTAAGGtttcgtagtacgaaaacgaagaccccaGGTCATTTTCCAGTAGAGAAGGCTTATCGACTGTTAGAATCTATCGGGTATTGTAATTCTGCCTGCTGTTCCAGAATAATATGCGTGGTAAGTTTACCCGAGCAAACCCTCAAGAATTTCAACACCAAATTAGCTCGTATAGCGAAACAGAGCAGATAAGACGGGCCAGTAGTTCtagcagaaaaaaataatgggaAAAGAACGCGTGAAGTGTAGTGTCGTATTATACTGCAAGGCGTTTTTGTTGCTTATTAATTGATATGTGTTTACCTTGTAACTATTATTTCTAcggtttttctgttttacagggtcttcgttttcgtagtAGAAAAACTAAGACCGAGTCTTAGGTCTTAGGTCTACCTAGGTCTTCCTAGGTTTTCGTAACACCCAGTGCGATTAGCCCCTTTGTCTCTCACCGATTTCACACACAAtttctgaaaacaatttctaatTGTCCTCTAGTGCGATTAGGCCCAGAGAGAAGACCTACTTGTCATTTGTGTTTT carries:
- the LOC141877081 gene encoding uncharacterized protein LOC141877081 produces the protein MNYIAFIALSLMSVQAALAIHCYKCQPSGDEMASYMQSRMAGNTSEPPCSNVTEVVDCSQDPIIGMVADACLSVSITFNYSMIGEVTQNGRDCGVKSNCSSVLKNFNCAEMMSQSNPFMEVTQCDVSCCQEDRCNGPTSSSSSEGSSANPGSSTTPAAATLQCTKAPFNAATFCIVCLVYSAIINLF